The sequence below is a genomic window from Clostridia bacterium.
AGAAAGACAGAAAGCTTGGGCGCTGGGCCTTTGCCCTCAAGAAGGGATGGCTTTTGGGCAAAGAATAAAGCGACAAGGTAATCCTTACCGGCAAGCCTCGGAAATAGCCGCAACCCAAGAACGTATGCGAGAGTTGGTAAGCCGGGAGGCCAAAATTCTCTTCTATGCTGGTTGTGCCACTTGGGCATTGCACCCGGAATTTGCTGTAAGCGCTCTGCGATTGGCCAATGCTGCTGAGGTAGCCGTGGCCTTGTGGGAGGGAGAGGTCTGTTGCGGCCACCCCCTATATCAGCTGGGCGACACCCAAGGGTTTGAACAGCAAGCCATAAAGGTGGCTTCCTTCATAAACTCCGGAAGTTATGAGGCTGTGGTTACGGGTTGCCCGTCTTGCGCTTACAATCTAAAAAGCCTTTACCCTCGAGCGCTGGGGATAAGCATCAATGCCCAAATCCTAAACTTAGTAGAATTCTTGGCCCAGCTAGTTCGGGGTGGCCGCCTCGATCCTGGGAGCATCACTGCTACGAGCCCTCAGAAGACAGATACACCTGTAACTTACCATGATCCATGTTACTTAGGCCGCTATCAAGGTATCTTTGCTGAGCCGCGACAACTGTTGGCGGCCTGGGGTTATGAAGTACGGGAACCGGCCCATCGACAGGGGCTGCCCAACGGATTGGGTAGCGATGATGGCACGTTTAGCTACCGGCGTGCCCCCTGCTGTGGTGGCAACACCACCACCGATGTTTTGCTGCCCCACCTGGCCAACCAGATGGGCCAGGACGCCTTATCCACCTATTTGGCCACTGGAGCTGAGCTGCTGGTGACCAGTTGTCCCCATTGTTATGACATGCTGGCGACAGCCAATGAGGGGGGAGGACAAGGGATCAAGGTGGTTGATTTAGTTCAGTTGTTGGGGCCTTAGGTGGCTCCGTAGGAGTTACGGAGCAGGGAAACAGCGGGCCAGGCGGCGGAGAGTAAACCACATGTTCGGATGAGGAGGGCTAAAAATGGGAGACCAATTGATTCTGGGTATCGATGCGGGTACTACTGGAGTAAGGGCGGTCTTAATTAACCGGCAGGGGGAAATGATAGCCAGGAACTACCGTGAATTTCCCCAGATCTATCCTCAGCCGGGGTGGCTCGAGCACGATCCGCTGGTGATCTGGAGCACTACCCTAGAGGTCATTAATGGAGTGCTGAAAGAGACGCAGGTTCGGCCGCAAGATATTGCCGGCATTGGCATCACTAACCAACGCACCACCACTATTCTTTGGGACAAGCATACTGGACAACCGGTTTACAACGCCATTGTTTGGCAGGATATTCGCACTGCGGAACGCTGCAAAGAGCTGAACCAACAAGGGTACATAATGGTAGCGCCTTTGCAGTGTTCCTCCAAGATTGAATGGATTCTCGAACATGTAGCTGACGCCAAACCCAGGGCAGATAAAGGTGACGTTATCTTTGGTACGGTTGACTCCTGGCTCCTGTGGAAACTGACAGGGGGTGCAGTTCACGCCACCGAGTATTCCAACGCCTCGGTTTCCGGCTTGTACGATTTTGTAAATAACAAATGGCAACCTGACATGCTGGAGCTCTTTGGCGTTCCTGAAAGCATCTTGCCTACCATCAGAGAATCCTCTACCATCTACGGTTATACTGACCCCGAGCTCTGGAGGGCCAAAATCCCTATCGCCGGCATAGCCGGAGACCAGCAGGCCTCTACTTTTGGTCATGGCTGTTTTGAATTAGGGGAGTTCAAGAATACTTACGGCACTGCCTGCATGCTGGATGCTAATGCTGGGACCGAATCGGTTTTTCCCGTGCATGGGGCTTACCCCATAGTGCTTTGGGGATTGGATGGCCAAATCTTCTATGGATTTGAGGGCACCACCATCACCGCGGGCGCCACCATCCAATGGCTGCGGGATGGGCTAGGGATTATTGATTCGGTGGAGCAATCGGAAGCGTTGGCGGCCTCGGTACCGGATACCGGAGGAGTGTACCTCATACCCGCGTTTATGGGCCTGGGGGTGCCATATTGGGATTCGGAAACCCGGGCCTGTATCCTGGGAATAACCCGGGGGACTACCAAAGCGCATATTGTCCGGGCTGGTCTCGAGGCCATCGCCTTTCGTACCCGGGATATCGTGGAATGCATGGCCGAAGATATGCCGGCGCCGCCGCAGGTGCTGAAGGCCGATGGCGGAGCTGCTCGTAACAACTTCCTGATGCAGTTTCAAGCCGATATTCTGGGCTTTCCTGTGCAGCGCCCCAAGTATTTTGAAGCTTCGGTATTGGGAGCCTCTTTCCTGGCGGGGCTGGCAGTGGGCTATTGGTCTGGCTTGGAGGAGATTAGAAGCCTGCTTAAGGTCGATCGGGTTTTTGAACCCAAGATGGCCGCTGAGCAACGAGAAGAGCTCTATGCCCAGTGGAAGCGGGCCGTGGCCCATGCCCAGGGCTATGGAATTCGCGAGGATTGAAGTAGGGCTTAAGTACCTGGGGATATGCAGAAGGGGCTGAGTTGGGTGGATGGAAGCGCGTTTGACGTAATCATCATTGGCGGGGGCATAACTGGAACCGGGGTAGCTAGGGACTGTGCCTTGCGAGGGCTGAAGGTGGCGCTGGTGGAGAAGGACGATTTTGCCTCTGGTACTACCGGCACCTGCATGGGGCTTTTGCACGGGGGGCCGCGCTACCTGCTTACTAATCCCGAGCTCAC
It includes:
- a CDS encoding (Fe-S)-binding protein yields the protein MALDRKLVVCSFCPNMCRFTCPASRFLARQTASPAGKAWSTYLLEQGQVDWNPANVEPLYLCAGCRRCLEDCASEVAISDFLEIERQKAWALGLCPQEGMAFGQRIKRQGNPYRQASEIAATQERMRELVSREAKILFYAGCATWALHPEFAVSALRLANAAEVAVALWEGEVCCGHPLYQLGDTQGFEQQAIKVASFINSGSYEAVVTGCPSCAYNLKSLYPRALGISINAQILNLVEFLAQLVRGGRLDPGSITATSPQKTDTPVTYHDPCYLGRYQGIFAEPRQLLAAWGYEVREPAHRQGLPNGLGSDDGTFSYRRAPCCGGNTTTDVLLPHLANQMGQDALSTYLATGAELLVTSCPHCYDMLATANEGGGQGIKVVDLVQLLGP
- a CDS encoding glycerol kinase, whose protein sequence is MGDQLILGIDAGTTGVRAVLINRQGEMIARNYREFPQIYPQPGWLEHDPLVIWSTTLEVINGVLKETQVRPQDIAGIGITNQRTTTILWDKHTGQPVYNAIVWQDIRTAERCKELNQQGYIMVAPLQCSSKIEWILEHVADAKPRADKGDVIFGTVDSWLLWKLTGGAVHATEYSNASVSGLYDFVNNKWQPDMLELFGVPESILPTIRESSTIYGYTDPELWRAKIPIAGIAGDQQASTFGHGCFELGEFKNTYGTACMLDANAGTESVFPVHGAYPIVLWGLDGQIFYGFEGTTITAGATIQWLRDGLGIIDSVEQSEALAASVPDTGGVYLIPAFMGLGVPYWDSETRACILGITRGTTKAHIVRAGLEAIAFRTRDIVECMAEDMPAPPQVLKADGGAARNNFLMQFQADILGFPVQRPKYFEASVLGASFLAGLAVGYWSGLEEIRSLLKVDRVFEPKMAAEQREELYAQWKRAVAHAQGYGIRED